Proteins encoded together in one Rana temporaria chromosome 6, aRanTem1.1, whole genome shotgun sequence window:
- the LOC120943399 gene encoding QRFP-like peptide receptor produces MNSSSGSPMYNFSKLDFFIKANLSMPMFGNDSKELDMDELEKMLFLFDKEPVTISLTAMYILSFVVGIIGNIMSIKVLTRKRTGRTSSLSATRSLLINLAICDLMVVCICMPITVGNLIYKAWVYGDFLCRAVPFIQAVSVSASVLSLTVISVNRYYNVHNPLNARSFFTQRKIYGTIVVVWVISSSICSPLIFMNKKEDIEIDPALPSLVFPICREIWPHVMFKQAYNFLLFCCLYCLPVLFNLFICFFTIRKLWSSSGNFKDCDSRNQSLPVSRLKIRKKIAKMVVSLVSLFAISWLPVYMMDIWIDFSIPKPTQDDTPSPWILQLRPFAQWLGLTNSSLNPICYCFVGDLYRSAKQMKSIYHNRMVSLFSFSFSDNSPTSIPKLLSYKNSLHSTKRSKLNCPLSMGENCESCYPVISVCETPALTSHPLS; encoded by the coding sequence ATGAATTCCTCTTCTGGCTCTCCAATGTATAACTTTTCCAAACTAGACTTTTTTATAAAGGCTAATCTGTCCATGCCAATGTTTGGAAATGACAGCAAAGAGCTTGATATGGATGAGTTGGAGAAAATGCTGTTCCTCTTTGATAAAGAACCTGTAACCATCAGCCTTACTGCCATGTATATCCTTTCCTTTGTGGTGGGCATTATCGGAAATATAATGTCTATTAAAGTGCTGACAAGGAAAAGAACTGGTAGGACATCCAGTCTGAGTGCCACCAGAAGCCTTCTGATTAATCTGGCGATTTGTGACCTCATGGTGGTTTGCATCTGCATGCCCATTACAGTTGGGAACTTGATCTACAAAGCCTGGGTATATGGTGACTTCCTCTGTAGAGCAGTACCCTTCATTCAGGCCGTATCTGTTTCAGCCAGTGTGCTTAGTCTCACAGTTATAAGCGTAAACAGGTATTATAATGTACACAATCCACTGAATGCCAGATCGTTTTTTACCCAAAGGAAAATATATGGCACCATTGTTGTGGTGTGGGTAATATCCTCCAGTATTTGCTCGCCTCTCATATTCATGAATAAAAAGGAAGATATTGAAATAGATCCAGCTTTGCCTTCTTTAGTGTTCCCAATCTGTAGAGAGATCTGGCCACATGTTATGTTCAAACAGGCCTACAACTTCCTTTTGTTCTGCTGCTTGTACTGCTTACCTGTCCTTTTCAACTTATTTATTTGTTTCTTCACAATACGTAAACTGTGGAGCTCTTCTGGAAATTTTAAGGACTGTGACTCCAGGAACCAATCTTTGCCAGTTTCCCGACTTAAGATCAGAAAGAAGATTGCCAAAATGGTGGTTTCATTGGTGTCGCTTTTCGCCATTTCATGGCTTCCTGTCTATATGATGGACATATGGATTGATTTTAGCATCCCAAAACCAACTCAAGATGATACTCCATCACCATGGATCCTTCAGCTGAGACCTTTTGCTCAGTGGCTTGGACTCACCAACTCCAGCCTCAATCCAATTTGTTATTGTTTTGTGGGAGACCTTTATCGGTCAGCCAAACAGATGAAGAGCATATACCACAACAGGATGGTTTCGCTGTTTAGTTTCTCCTTTTCTGATAACTCTCCAACATCAATCCCTAAGCTTCTGTCCTACAAAAACTCCTTACATTCCACCAAAAGGTCCAAACTGAACTGCCCCTTGTCAATGGGGGAGAACTGTGAAAGTTGCTACCCGGTGATCAGTGTGTGTGAAACTCCTGCTCTGACCAGCCACCCATTGTCCTAG